A region of the Bacteroidales bacterium genome:
CACCACAGTAGCGTTCCTGGCTAAGAGAAATCGCTTTATTTATTTTTTCCGGATCTAAGTTTTTTCCCTTAAACTCATAAATAATATGCATGGTTGAATAAATCATTGGATGCTCTTTTGTCAAATTGGCAGATACTTTAATATTAAAGTCATTTAAATCTACACGCATTTTTTTGAGAATGGAAACTACATCCATGCCAGTGCAACCAGCTAAAGCTAGCAACATTAGTGGTTTTGGACGAGGCCCCTTATCTTCTCCTCCTGCGGCTGAGTCAGTATCTAACATTAGTTTATGTCCGTTTACTTCTCCCTCGAAAGACATATTGCCTTTCCAATTCATTGATACTTCATTTTTCATTTTATGTTTGATTAATTGTTTTCTACAGTCGGTATTGAAAATACCGTGCCAAATATCCATACATCTAAATATGTTTATATTATTTTATCTTCTTTTTAAATCTGTGGATTTGTTAACAATCTATAAAACAAATAGTTTTAAAGGTTATAAAGCTAAGAAATATAAATCATTTAGATAAAAACTCTATTTTTGCTAAAAAATTAGAAAAGTGTATCTACAGATTTTAAAACAGATAAAAAACGGAATACTTCCCTCTACCGATAAGCGCATTTTAGTTGCTACAAGTGGAGGAGCAGATAGTATGGTTTTATTATCGTTAATGCATAGGGTTGGATACAAAATTACCGTTGCACACTGCAACTTTAATCTGCGCCCCGGTGATTGCGATCTTGACCAGCAATTAGTTGAATCGTTTTGTAAGAAATTGGGAATAGAGTGTTTTGTAGAATCTTTTGA
Encoded here:
- a CDS encoding OsmC family protein; this encodes MKNEVSMNWKGNMSFEGEVNGHKLMLDTDSAAGGEDKGPRPKPLMLLALAGCTGMDVVSILKKMRVDLNDFNIKVSANLTKEHPMIYSTMHIIYEFKGKNLDPEKINKAISLSQERYCGVSAMYKEFLKLTHEIKIIES